In Sphaeramia orbicularis chromosome 3, fSphaOr1.1, whole genome shotgun sequence, a genomic segment contains:
- the xkr5b gene encoding XK-related protein 5b isoform X2 has product MRDYAAPSYGGGCMSCCQVCVFAFTAFLIVAERTALIYCFVYYLWIGHNYCYAHLAGFTALFLLPGWGPQWLSYLWYLSDGRIRRKSLTWTHILHLGIFKRLWECMRLPDIDVYGEIMQQADVSALRLFEALVVTLPETLLQTYVLICTDIGIKSPASVCFAVCLLSLAWALVLYARACSLIRPGHLHMTPAAILCRLLWRVSMLGSRFAVLMLFTRIFKQWILGVIGVHWLGATFWMVSQQNDIIRSTSRWRLFNLVLGAIHVFLFLNVKYGQSRYRMAGFYLAMFIENALLLLASSWLFTMVTWDTVGIPAAVFCSFLIGVIALVLYYRFLHPKSFEIFQSIRHRGIGGACAERGSTLSLEEKVTPTFQRHATLSGGGTLMDLPIQWEGWKHHHWLLIRLALKTGDVAKIWSAYGEGGLAGLMGLSEEVHSPDEPRLPRIVPVQPQVLQISQPVPQPPQPQVTQAPQVREVIQPAKPTPSTVIARPVRQTPPTTIHDLRKFPEIIPVQEAIPEESAEDESSAPASEEKGDEDFQSAAYGSPSPSSPRQAGSLRHIDSNPATLTEASSSVGSLDIKTPGWSPERRSPLLIGSPEKKPAIPGESSTTLYFSADAQSPSSGSYLGWGSELSPISSYRSPYRIREARFITSTPRLEPRSESPGPSPIVVIPATPGTTPGPTPGGTPGNSTPAGSTPAASTPVASTPAASTPGASTPGASTPGTPIIPLTPVIAHARKQIVQFVDSRERAV; this is encoded by the exons ATGAGGGACTACGCGGCTCCGAGCTACGGCGGAGGCTGCATGTCCTGCTGCCAAGTTTGCGTCTTCGCCTTTACCGCATTTCTGATCGTCGCAGAGAGGACGGCGC taATCTACTGCTTTGTGTATTATTTGTGGATTGGTCACAACTACTGCTATGCCCATCTTGCTGGATTCACTGCACTGTTCCTGCTGCCAG GATGGGGTCCCCAGTGGCTCAGTTATCTGTGGTACCTGTCAGACGGACGTATCCGTAGAAAGTCTCTCACCTGGACACACATACTGCACCTTGGTATCTTTAAAAG GCTGTGGGAGTGTATGCGTCTGCCAGACATTGATGTGTACGGTGAAATCATGCAACAAGCTGATGTATCTGCTTTACGCCTGTTTGAGGCTCTGGTGGTCACTCTCCCTGAGACACTGCTGCAGACCTATGTCCTCATCTGTACTGATATAGGAATCAAATCTCCAG CCTCGGTGTGTTTCGCGGTGTGTTTGTTGTCTCTGGCCTGGGCTTTGGTCCTTTATGCTCGAGCCTGTTCACTCATCAGACCAGGACACCTACACATGACCCCCGCTGCCATTCTCTGTCGACTGCTGTGGAGG GTCAGTATGTTGGGGTCTCGATTTGCTGTTCTCATGCTCTTCACACGCATCTTCAAACAGTGGATCTTGGGAGTTATTG GTGTGCATTGGTTGGGTGCAACCTTCTGGATGGTGTCTCAGCAGAATGACATTATACGTTCAACTAGTCGATGGAGACTCTTCAACCTTGTTCTGGGAGCCATTCATGTCTTTCTTTTCCTAAATGTGAAGTATGGCCAGTCCAGGTACCGCATGGCAGGGTTCTATCTG GCCATGTTTATAGAGAACGCGCTGCTTCTTCTGGCATCTTCCTGGTTGTTTACCATGGTGACATGGGATACTGTAGGCATCCCAGCTGCAGTATTCTGCAGCTTCCTCATTG GAGTGATAGCGTTAGTGCTGTATTATCGTTTTCTCCATCCAAAGTCTTTTGAGATCTTCCAGAGTATTCGCCATAGGGGTATAGGTGGAGCCTGTGCAGAGCGAGGATCTAcactttcactggaggaaaaaGTCACACCCACTTTCCAACGTCATGCAACACTATCTG GCGGTGGGACCCTCATGGACCTCCCCATCCAGTGGGAGGGCTGGAAGCACCACCACTGGCTGCTGATTCGATTGGCTCTGAAGACGGGGGATGTAGCTAAGATCTGGTCAGCGTATGGTGAGGGGGGTCTGGCTGGACTCATGGGTCTGTCTGAAGAAGTTCACTCCCCTGATGAACCTCGACTTCCTCGG ATTGTACCAGTTCAGCCACAGGTTCTTCAAATTTCTCAACCAGTTCCTCAGCCACCTCAACCACAGGTGACCCAGGccccacag GTGAGAGAAGTCATCCAACCTGCAAAGCCAACACCCAGCACTGTGATAGCCAGACCAGTGAGGCAAACTCCTCCCACAACCATACATGACCTTAGAAAGTTTCCAGAGATCATCCCCGTCCAGGAGGCCATTCCTGAAGAGTCTGCAGAAGATGAATCCAGCGCTCCTGCCTCAGAGGAAAAAG GTGATGAGGATTTTCAGAGTGCTGCGTACGGCTCACCTTCCCCTTCCTCTCCTCGACAAGCTGGAAGCCTTCGCCACATTGACAGTAATCCAGCAACCCTAACGGAGGCCTCATCCTCAGTAGGATCCCTGGACATCAAGACGCCTGGTTGGTCACCTGAACGACGATCTCCACTCCTGATTGGTTCCCCAGAGAAAAAACCAGCGATCCCTGGAGAGTCCAGCACCACACTGTACTTCAGCGCTGATGCACAGTCACCCTCCAGTGGCAGCTACCTTGGCTGGGGATCCGAGTTGTCGCCCATCTCCAGCTACAGAAGTCCCTACCGGATCCGAGAGGCTCGTTTTATCACATCCACCCCACGACTGGAGCCCCGATCAGAAAGTCCTGGTCCATCCCCTATTGTTGTCATTCCTGCAACTCCAGGTACCACCCCAGGTCCCACCCCTGGAGGAACCCCAGGTAATTCAACACCTGCTGGGTCGACACCTGCTGCTTCAACTCCTGTTGCTTCAACTCCTGCCGCGTCGACTCCTGGTGCTTCGACTCCCGGGGCTAGTACTCCTGGTACTCCAATCATCCCACTTACGCCAGTTATCGCTCATGCTCGCAAACAGATAGTCCAGTTTGTAGACAGTAGAGAGAGGGCAGTGTGA
- the eva1ab gene encoding protein eva-1 homolog A has protein sequence MMSDPTTGSPNMEVKVVSQEMALLSNILAAYTFIADQPERTALVFLGGVCVGLLVTLCAIVFQIHCRADCHYGNTNHPQNRQKKRHHRRQHGCPHYQPGDGNPDSMAVVPSGASGPPGDSESEEWDETSDLSARRRRRFERALLHATMFTSAEDLDRAQRLEERERILREIWMNGQPDISTVTQSLNRYY, from the exons ATGATGAGTGATCCAACAACAGGAAGCCCAAATATGGAGGTGAAGGTGGTCTCACAAGAGATGGCGTTGCTCAGCAACATACTTGCGGCATACACCTTCATTGCAG ACCAGCCTGAGAGGACAGCCTTAGTGTTTCTGGGCGGTGTGTGTGTCGGTCTTCTGGTCACACTCTGCGCCATCGTCTTCCAGATCCACTGCAGAGCCGACTGTCACTACGGCAACACCAACCATCCTCAGAATCGCCAGAAGAAAAGGCATCATCGTCGGCAGCACGGCTGTCCCCACTATCAGCCCGGGGACGGTAATCCAGACAGCATGGCGGTGGTCCCCTCTGGAGCCAGTGGACCCCCAGGGGACAGTGAGTCAGAGGAATGGGATGAGACATCTGACCTGTCGGCACGGCGACGCAGACGCTTTGAGAGAGCTCTGCTGCACGCCACCATGTTCACATCAGCTGAGG ATTTAGACCGAGCACAGCGTCTTGAAGAACGAGAGAGGATCCTCCGAGAAATCTGGATGAATGGACAACCGGACATTAGTACAGTCACTCAGAGCCTCAACAGATATTACTGA
- the xkr5b gene encoding XK-related protein 5b isoform X1, protein MRDYAAPSYGGGCMSCCQVCVFAFTAFLIVAERTALIYCFVYYLWIGHNYCYAHLAGFTALFLLPGWGPQWLSYLWYLSDGRIRRKSLTWTHILHLGIFKRLWECMRLPDIDVYGEIMQQADVSALRLFEALVVTLPETLLQTYVLICTDIGIKSPASVCFAVCLLSLAWALVLYARACSLIRPGHLHMTPAAILCRLLWRVSMLGSRFAVLMLFTRIFKQWILGVIGVHWLGATFWMVSQQNDIIRSTSRWRLFNLVLGAIHVFLFLNVKYGQSRYRMAGFYLAMFIENALLLLASSWLFTMVTWDTVGIPAAVFCSFLIGVIALVLYYRFLHPKSFEIFQSIRHRGIGGACAERGSTLSLEEKVTPTFQRHATLSGGGTLMDLPIQWEGWKHHHWLLIRLALKTGDVAKIWSAYGEGGLAGLMGLSEEVHSPDEPRLPRIVPVQPQVLQISQPVPQPPQPQVTQAPQVPQVREVIQPAKPTPSTVIARPVRQTPPTTIHDLRKFPEIIPVQEAIPEESAEDESSAPASEEKGDEDFQSAAYGSPSPSSPRQAGSLRHIDSNPATLTEASSSVGSLDIKTPGWSPERRSPLLIGSPEKKPAIPGESSTTLYFSADAQSPSSGSYLGWGSELSPISSYRSPYRIREARFITSTPRLEPRSESPGPSPIVVIPATPGTTPGPTPGGTPGNSTPAGSTPAASTPVASTPAASTPGASTPGASTPGTPIIPLTPVIAHARKQIVQFVDSRERAV, encoded by the exons ATGAGGGACTACGCGGCTCCGAGCTACGGCGGAGGCTGCATGTCCTGCTGCCAAGTTTGCGTCTTCGCCTTTACCGCATTTCTGATCGTCGCAGAGAGGACGGCGC taATCTACTGCTTTGTGTATTATTTGTGGATTGGTCACAACTACTGCTATGCCCATCTTGCTGGATTCACTGCACTGTTCCTGCTGCCAG GATGGGGTCCCCAGTGGCTCAGTTATCTGTGGTACCTGTCAGACGGACGTATCCGTAGAAAGTCTCTCACCTGGACACACATACTGCACCTTGGTATCTTTAAAAG GCTGTGGGAGTGTATGCGTCTGCCAGACATTGATGTGTACGGTGAAATCATGCAACAAGCTGATGTATCTGCTTTACGCCTGTTTGAGGCTCTGGTGGTCACTCTCCCTGAGACACTGCTGCAGACCTATGTCCTCATCTGTACTGATATAGGAATCAAATCTCCAG CCTCGGTGTGTTTCGCGGTGTGTTTGTTGTCTCTGGCCTGGGCTTTGGTCCTTTATGCTCGAGCCTGTTCACTCATCAGACCAGGACACCTACACATGACCCCCGCTGCCATTCTCTGTCGACTGCTGTGGAGG GTCAGTATGTTGGGGTCTCGATTTGCTGTTCTCATGCTCTTCACACGCATCTTCAAACAGTGGATCTTGGGAGTTATTG GTGTGCATTGGTTGGGTGCAACCTTCTGGATGGTGTCTCAGCAGAATGACATTATACGTTCAACTAGTCGATGGAGACTCTTCAACCTTGTTCTGGGAGCCATTCATGTCTTTCTTTTCCTAAATGTGAAGTATGGCCAGTCCAGGTACCGCATGGCAGGGTTCTATCTG GCCATGTTTATAGAGAACGCGCTGCTTCTTCTGGCATCTTCCTGGTTGTTTACCATGGTGACATGGGATACTGTAGGCATCCCAGCTGCAGTATTCTGCAGCTTCCTCATTG GAGTGATAGCGTTAGTGCTGTATTATCGTTTTCTCCATCCAAAGTCTTTTGAGATCTTCCAGAGTATTCGCCATAGGGGTATAGGTGGAGCCTGTGCAGAGCGAGGATCTAcactttcactggaggaaaaaGTCACACCCACTTTCCAACGTCATGCAACACTATCTG GCGGTGGGACCCTCATGGACCTCCCCATCCAGTGGGAGGGCTGGAAGCACCACCACTGGCTGCTGATTCGATTGGCTCTGAAGACGGGGGATGTAGCTAAGATCTGGTCAGCGTATGGTGAGGGGGGTCTGGCTGGACTCATGGGTCTGTCTGAAGAAGTTCACTCCCCTGATGAACCTCGACTTCCTCGG ATTGTACCAGTTCAGCCACAGGTTCTTCAAATTTCTCAACCAGTTCCTCAGCCACCTCAACCACAGGTGACCCAGGccccacaggttccacag GTGAGAGAAGTCATCCAACCTGCAAAGCCAACACCCAGCACTGTGATAGCCAGACCAGTGAGGCAAACTCCTCCCACAACCATACATGACCTTAGAAAGTTTCCAGAGATCATCCCCGTCCAGGAGGCCATTCCTGAAGAGTCTGCAGAAGATGAATCCAGCGCTCCTGCCTCAGAGGAAAAAG GTGATGAGGATTTTCAGAGTGCTGCGTACGGCTCACCTTCCCCTTCCTCTCCTCGACAAGCTGGAAGCCTTCGCCACATTGACAGTAATCCAGCAACCCTAACGGAGGCCTCATCCTCAGTAGGATCCCTGGACATCAAGACGCCTGGTTGGTCACCTGAACGACGATCTCCACTCCTGATTGGTTCCCCAGAGAAAAAACCAGCGATCCCTGGAGAGTCCAGCACCACACTGTACTTCAGCGCTGATGCACAGTCACCCTCCAGTGGCAGCTACCTTGGCTGGGGATCCGAGTTGTCGCCCATCTCCAGCTACAGAAGTCCCTACCGGATCCGAGAGGCTCGTTTTATCACATCCACCCCACGACTGGAGCCCCGATCAGAAAGTCCTGGTCCATCCCCTATTGTTGTCATTCCTGCAACTCCAGGTACCACCCCAGGTCCCACCCCTGGAGGAACCCCAGGTAATTCAACACCTGCTGGGTCGACACCTGCTGCTTCAACTCCTGTTGCTTCAACTCCTGCCGCGTCGACTCCTGGTGCTTCGACTCCCGGGGCTAGTACTCCTGGTACTCCAATCATCCCACTTACGCCAGTTATCGCTCATGCTCGCAAACAGATAGTCCAGTTTGTAGACAGTAGAGAGAGGGCAGTGTGA